The Biomphalaria glabrata chromosome 17, xgBioGlab47.1, whole genome shotgun sequence genome segment AGTTACAGGCATAGACTCACCAAAACAGCTAATTGTCTGGTAAGAACGTCATCACTGCAATTAATAGCAGTGCCATTCTAGTACTCCTTTACACTTTCAGTGTCATAAAATGGAGTGACACGACATACATGATAGTGACAGGCTGacaaatactttacaaaaatTTCGCTTCCAAGTCTTCCACCATACGGTTCTATCTGCCTACACATCAAGTCTTCCACCATACAGTTCTATCTGCCTACACATCAAGTCTTCCACCATACGGTTCTATCTGCCTACACATCAAGTCTTCCACCATACAGTTCTATCTGCCTACACATCAAGTCTTCCACCATACGGTTCTATCTGCCTACACATCAAGTCTTCCACCATACAGTTCTATCTGCCTACACATCAAGTCTTCCACCATACGGTTCTATCTGCCTACACATCAAGTCTTCCACCATACAGTTCTATCTGCCTACACATCAAGTCTTCCACCATACGGTTCTATCTGCCTACACATCAAGTCTTCCACCATACGGTTCTATCTGCCTACACATCAAGTCTTCCACCATACGGTTCTATCTGCCTACACATCAAGTCTTCCACCATACGGTTCTATCTGCCTACACATCAAGTCTTCCACCATACGGTTCTATCTGTCTAGgagaccaaaaaataaaatcaaaactcCATGCCTCTAGCAATGAACTTAACTTTCTTGGAAACTACGACTCTGACGCAACCCCACTGGACCTCAAAGAAACTGATGTTAATATTGGTTGACATGATGCACAGCAAGAGATTCACTTCATAGAAAATTCTCGGCTCTATTACGCTATAACAAGACCAACAAAGCTGCTTCCTTGGCATGGCTGAAAGCAGATCATATCTaccttcttcttcctcgttctcatttttatgttggagcgttcagatgactagaccaatatatgagatgaactgcgcagtggttttcaaataagggagctctccatatagttttctttctattggggtgttttggggccagtgtcttgtacaggcctcatggtaaaaaaaacagttttaaaggacatggtcagcattctctggtgacactccataAGGGAACTgattccaattttgagcttccggtacatgtgttgtctcattctgttgtgtccggtcctgagtcgaaggattagacgttgatcttgtcaggatagtttataataggcatcatctttcttgtgatttggatgagagcttgtccatttctcatttattttatttactatgtttcttcatttcttctggatagagtgcaatgtttaattgtgagtttgttctcccactcttggcgagtgtgtcagccttctctttttcttctagttctatatgtgcaGGTATCTATTGAATaacagggtttttttttgctgttgttgttgagctttataagTGATGTCGTTTATACGTaatgcggcttcgtttccctctaTGACCACATGGGAGAAatccagatgaaggtgacaccCCTATGGTCAGCTGCTATTTGGTCCAAAAGCTTTAGaatcttatgtaccaatggaatgtcagtcttcatctgtcccaaagcttgcaatgcagatttggagtcgaaGCATATGATAAATtttctcctttctgatgcttagACGGaaagtgcaagcgatattgcatgtaattcagccgtaaagatggagcatccatcggggagtctacaggagattgttttgttctgaaaggagcaggcacacatgatctttccatccattttggatctgtcagtgccacaatctccgtagctctcctgcagttccctaaagcagggttcgtggggctggattttagcttgactatatactgcattgcaagctttttcattcttatgtccatggggagttctccagcttCCACGTGGAGGCTTGGGAttggtgatgtacgaaacgcgccgagacagagacgcagggcagcattttgtatgggctccagtatttttagataagatttcctagctgctccatatattatggatccatAGTCTAACTTGGATCggattagactccgatagagcagctgcaaggtatctctgtcagctccccagatcgtatggctgagtactctgagtatttttaatgacttttggcatttcttcttaagttccttaatgtgggggagaaaattaaatttggaatctaaggtgaggcctaaaaattttgtagttttcacaacagggatcttctttttgtgtataaatagttcatggtctgggtggagtccccttagattacaaaaatgcatgctaactgttttggagtcagaaaatttaaaaccattatcgtttgcacaattttgaatttttttttaaacataattgtaATTTGCTTTCTAAAGTATTCATGTTTTTGCCAtgtgtaaaaatgacaaaatcatcaacatacagagagcactctatgccagagcctttataatgctgtttatttttatgttaaacaGGGCTACTTAGAGAATGATGCcatggggtacacccatttcctggtctaagtgtcagaagcggagttgcccactggACCTAAAATGTCCGGTCCTTTAGGAGTTCCCTCACAAAGCAGGGAAGGTGTCCCTTAAGTCCCATAAGCttcaggtcacgtagaatgccatgtttccagattgtatcataggccttttctatgtcgaaaaatacagctactagatgttctcgtcTAAGGAATGCATTTCTGATgaaagcttccagccttaccaggtggtcagttgttgtccgcccctgccagaatccgcactggtagttggagattattttatttctctccaggtaccagaccaacCTATTATTTATCATCCCTTCCATGGTATTGCGAATGCAGCTTGTATATGTTATTGggcgatagttagctgggtcagaccCATCTCTTCCCAGTTTAGGTAttggtataactgtggctttcctccagctgtttggaaAAGTGCCTGTTTGCCATACACAGTTATAGATTTTTAGCAGGGTTGCCAATAAGGATACGGGAagatgcttgaggaactgataatggatttcatcttctcctggcgctttgtcatgtgacttgtccagcgattccctcagttcttCAAGTGAGAAAAGTTTGTTAtaatcttcattgttctctgatctaaagtcaatggggtgtctttcctccctgatattgactttttggaactctggcgtgtagtgtgcagtggatgatttttctgctattgaggatgcaaggcagtcagctatttctctgggggacgtgacagtttgTCCTtgatttttcaaatgccctattgcatttgattctttccctttgattcgccttactgccttccaaactgctctagcagaagttttggcatccagactgcttacaaaatttctccaggaattccttttggctgaccgtatggtttgtctagcctttgctctagctatcctgaatagctttagattttcctgggaaggattcttgtataaatgcagccagacgttttttcctatcgctaatatcacttttgcaagctgtatcaaaccatggtttgctagagTGTTTTGggtttgcagaggttagggggaCAACTTTCCGAACAATATCAAGTAGCTTGCTAGTAAAGATATCAGCTGCATTCTGTTCATTTAGGATATTTTATGTggtatcctcagagcatcttttttggaattgttcccaatcagCTTTATTCAgcttccaccgctgaggtcgtcccaattaGGGGAGATTGTTAGCAATGATGATTGGAAAGTGATCACTTCCTCGTAGATCATTGCTTACTGACCACTTAAAATTATGGGGTTACTGGATCCGATTTTGggtaaaaaaatcgatttttcaattttggtgtaattaaataggtggacatgtattttataaactggcaccaaaaattttctaaaaaatagcattttttattgaaaaaaagcattttaatgaTGCGTGGTGAACactattttccatatttttcttaataCAAATTCACTGTTTTTGAGTGAATGCATTTTTTGTGACTCCCCCCtgtaacatatttctaaaatctctagaactaatagagataaatgtgtcaaatttggtacacatattcagagataaataatacagagaatcagctagttttaatgactttagctgaagaagtttttaatatatgatcttttgggaaaaaaaaatgtggatgcattttacaggaaaaaaatcacccttttttaaaaaatcataaaatgcacaatactaagggaaaatgtataaaatctagCTAGTTCCTTCCAGTCACCTTTATACTTTAAGGTGTAAGTATTTGTAGCTTTGAAATTtatctattttgaaaaattttagaattttcctatatgaactaatttttgtttattttcaagatggctgccgttaccatggcaacccggaaacattagacaacattcaatatatattttttattattgagttgtcatatgatataatataacaatagttattaagttaaagcaaaaataaaaaaaataaatttcgctATCCAGTAACCCCTTaaccagaagtccggggacacatagggtgaggtcaatgcaagtgagagatccagttcctgggtgcaagtaggttggtgatgcatcattaagtatgcataaatcatgttggaggaagatatcctccagctttcgacctcttgtgtcagtattgttggatccccacatagtgttatgggcattgaaatcccctaGAGTATATAGAGCTGAGGGAGTTGTTTTATGAGGTTCTCCATATCTGTTGGGTTCAATGGAGTGCCTGgaggtagatacaggctgcagcaagtgataaccatgtgaagggttatcctagctgctacagCCTGTGGTGtggtctgttttgtttttttgatttgaggcacatcggcacaatttaggccatatcgtgcctgcagtcccttaaggactctctctaaacaacaagggccagattctatacagtcatatcattaaaatcaaggtctattcacagtcaaaatagtaaaggtagtaaaaatttaaatatttggtaaaaatctaatgtaaatagtgcatgttcacaaattcataaatcagatcttcgtagatagccccacttcccggataaagcccagtaccttcccagggtcgacattatcaaatagtgtatttaaattagtggctctaaaatatttcgccctgacatcctggtatctggggcaatcaacgaggatatgttccacggtgaggcgagagtcacagtactcacaaagtgggggctcctctctcttcagtacaaaagagtgcgtgatgtaggtgtggccaatcctaagtctggacatggtcgtgctaccacgccttgtcagacccttagatgtgggccgccatctgacatccgccacaatctgcctgagtttactgtgagtctgtagctctaccctctcatgggggacgttgtccttcacaaggatacagactccacctgatgctctctccgCATCCTCAACATTCCTGCTGTAAGCACTGTAGCTTCGGAAACTGATGtcatctttcagaaatgtttcatgTAAgaagacagctacaggagtctcagagtccatcagtagctgagtgtttctccagtactggtgccATAAAGTGTCACATTatgctaaaaattaaagttgaagtttttggtttcatttcaactgtattcacttcttcaaccagttcactttaagaatttatcaattGCAAGATGTAGATTTTGACAGCAGTGTCTATTCAAGGGGTACCCCCTTTTGCGTCACAGGTGCATCACCGGGACACCACTTGATAATTTAACAACGACCAATTGAtaaattcattgtattttagcataatataacTGTCTTTATTGATATTAGTCTTTAGATACTGAAATTTATGCTTTTGCATAGAAAAAGTGGATTTGAGCTCAATTAAAAAATTGGGACACCGTAGCACCTGTAACACTAcaagttaaagtttttttaaaagatattttgtgaGAATATAGAAATTATTCTATTTTTGCACTAAAGTGATCCATTAGACTTATTATTAAGTTCACTATTCTAGTCATAAAGTAcccatttgtaaaaatgctgctTTAATTTCACAAAATGTCGCGGGTGCTTCATGggacaccatttttttaaataatgtttataagttTACATTTTTGTCTTATCTGTGCACAAGTGaatgatcattattatttttaattattgacaaatatatattttatatcttttgttagttttaacacacagaaaaaggtttgaaaaaaaaaaagaaagaaaagaaaacacataaaactgtacacaaattttatttgacaaattcagaaatcaaaaCATTCCACTCTCAAACTATTGCCATTGGTATCAACATCACTTCAGTAACAATCATGTCTGCATACACTAACTGTATGTCCTGCACTTCTggatatacaaatatatttcttttatttctgtgcctttttaaaaaattatttctgcgCTGATCATCCAGGACTTCTATCACAACTCCTGTTAGAAAAAATGACCAGCAATGTTGAAAAGTTAATACTTCAATCTAAAACATACTTtgaacttgtttattgaaattaaaaggtACACAGTGCAAAAAATTATACCTGGATAGAATATTTCCCCATACTTGACAATCACACAGCTATTTACAATGTACTTTTGATGAGTGAAGGAAATTGTTTGGGCCTGAAAAAACAATGAGGCTGAAATACTTAATTTCTAAAATGAGTCTAAAATTATTTAGCAgggtatattattaaaaaacaacttatacaatacaggtaacataagattcaatgaaaatttttaaaatgtttatatgtaaAAGCTCTTTACCTTTGAATTTGAGCATATGGGACTGACATCCAAAGAGTCTTCAAGATTTGACTGAGATTGCActactgaagaaaaagaaacaatttcatttagaaatcaattaggtaattttaaaatgaataatgtttttttctcagataattgtaaagtgctatttaaaaataaataaatacaagtacttACCATTTTTGTTTCTGAAGTTTGAACACCTTCCAAGAGCCACATATTTCATCATGCAGGCACTGACTGCCATATGAATTTCTGCATGGATAGCAGAAACAGCTTCTATTTCTGTAAGCAATAGTGTTAGGTGTAATACCTCTCACTAGGTCATTGAAAGATCCTTCTTTATTTACTGGTCGCCACTTTGATACCTTTTGCAGTGTACCATCACTCTGAACATACTCATCCGTCATCTTTGACCACATACTATACTCCACTCTGCTAATTCATCCgtgcaattttttaaaggctCAATACTTGTTAATTAAATCCACACCACAGTTGTTACATGATCTTTCAATGCACTGCAGCTTATGAAAACAATTGGCATTAGTTCTTGGGCATAGAGTTAAGTCAAGTGATGAAGCTGGATTTATTAATGTCAGCTCTCTGTGTCCTTTTTTGATCAGAAATTTATTAATGCCctctatataaagaaaaatcttcAAACAGAACTCACATAAGCAAGACTGCATCTTATGTTAAGTAGCTTTTGCATGAAACGTTTTCCTGTTTGAGCACTAACAGATGATTGAGAGGGATCAGTTCCCTCTactgtaaaaaatgaatattgtttcCAAGGCATTTTGTGCAATGCAatcacttcattttttttcttgcaatttgTTCTGATTTGCACTTGGACATAAAACTTCTTGACCAAATGTTAGAAATGAGTAGCACAACCTCTGAGTTTGTTGTACTTACTAAGGATACTGCAGAGTACTTGTCTATGAGCACTAGacatctgactttttttttttgctggtggAGTGTAGTTAGGTTTTGATAATTTCTTTAACGTTGTTTAGAAAGATGAGCTTTCTTCTCTCAGGTAGGCGCAAAAAGCGTATGTCATGGACAGCTTTACTTTTTCTTGGGGAGCATATTTGTGTGAGACCATCAAAAACTGCAGCATATTTCTTGGGTGACCTAGGCAATTTCATCAAAGCCCTTGAAACAGCCATTCTTTTTGCCACTGGAGTCTGGAATCCAGTACCAGGTGATTCACCAACCTCTGCTGAGATGACATTAAGTGGACTATTAGCttgctgttttctttctttgcatTTTCTGTTTATCCAAGCTTTTTCATGTGGGCTTAACTAGGACCTGTATGCAGCTTTTCTCaacctttccttttctctccGCTCTAAAACAGCAACACGTGTTAGAGACTCAGGCTTTGATGCTTGTAAATTTAGAGTCTTTCTTGGCTTGTAGACGCCTTGAAACTCTAACAGATACTCCGCCATTACtgaaatctgtaatttataaaaatgtataagtatctaaataaatagatctaatatatataatataggcctactaataaatttcataaacatatattatatattggtgcattatttaaatctagtctagtaatgCCCATAATTGCTTGATAGGGATAGACTCAATCAATAGTATAGGACTAGTACtgttaattatattaacttaagtTATAATCATTCAGTGGTAGACTGAAAGAACTGAATACAATATAATTGAATATActgtataaacaatacaatggaAATTAAGTGCAGGTTAAACCAAACTTTGTTTTAGATACaatctacattttaatatagaataggtctataatatagatctagactctgaatctagtctctagatatttttctagatactggtcaatttaaagaaaaatatattattaaatctaaaattagattctaaatctagtcattaatgatctagtctagagtcactagtctagattcataaaagatctaatgatttctaatctaataatctagtttagatctaaatctagatattgaattagatctagactgactagactattctactctactctaggtctagatcaagactcaagagtaaatctagctataatataatgaattacataattagatctaggtctagatctagagtaaatctaaataatgaattacataattagatctagatctcgagtaaatctagatttaggtctagaggTCTAAtcagtctagatttctagatccaGAGTTAAgctctttaaagttttaaagacaAGTGTCCGAGATGCGCCTCAAACGAAAGATCAAATAGTTCTAAATCTTATTTACAGTAAtaagtaaattttaattatttaatatttcttaaacagtaccgctttatttcttttagatgtagctaatattatctgacactgtaaaatctttaacaaaCTATCACTAAAATCTATTTGGACTTAACAGACGCAAACTAGGAcaccatttgtaaacaaacgGAGTAGTGTCCACTGAAACGCCCCAAACgatgtaaagtaaaattacaaaaaatataaaatgaaagatgtcaaaaaatgttcatttaaaatgattaattatgaaaatagtttattacatatattaaaatcatttaatcttAATTAAAACTTCCATGAATACAGAAAACGTAACAAATCCTGAACTCGCATTAGACGCTACATGTGATGCCATAATTTATGCATGGAAAACACCAGCACGGGGTCCCAAGGAGCGCCTCAACGCCTAATCCAATttacttctcaaaataaaaacaaattaattattttaaatccctACACACGTCTACTATTACatcaacataattgttttagaaatataaactttttgtttagtaacaggctttaaaattgattaactttACGATTTAAGACTAAATCGTGTTCAAGACGCTTCACATGACGTCATGATTGAATGGTTAAATTTAGTAACCTCGTAATAAAAAAAGCACTTCGATTAGGATATTGCAATCAAACTTATTTGTAATAAGCTTAAATTTCAGtagaataatgaaatatctACGTACCTGATGGGTTGTTGATTCACAAAAGATCACAAAAAACAGATTACATGAGGTTTTTGTGCAAGATTGCCGGCGACTGATCGTGTCGACGCTTAAGGCGCATCAATGGTTAATTGTGGGACACGCTATTGTTTACGTACTCCTGTTAATTACTACGCTAGTATTTCCAGCGGAAACGGAACTTCTTTTGTTCTACACAATACCTGTGATGCTCAAAAGAACTCTCATTCATAAAAAGTAGTGTCGTGGGAAAAATAATCCCATTCTTAACACACGCAGCACAGGCGCTTCATCTGGGACACCTCGACCTATTTTAAGCTCGTTATGCATGTTTAGAaagcttttaacaaaaaaaatactttaaaagaaatctttaatgcttgttgtaacagaaatgaaatgttgagcatattatttatttcttgtttacaatTCATAGAGGATTGTAATTCCGTATAAAGTGGGACACATCGCGATGCGCCTCAAACGCCTTTTTGTGGCCGTGTTTAATCAATACTTTGATAACCttgagaaaaactaaataatgacattgaaatatgaGGATCTTGTTAACATATTCCAACAAAGATGGAAGTTTTATGCCCCTTGGTTTTAGTACGATATTAATTCAATCATACCATGGTGTTCCATGTTACATCAAAAGCCGCCATTTTGGGTAgtaatttcacacattttttacaatttcaatattTCCCTAGCACCTTATGagctcaaaatatcaaaatttatagattaaccATTTCTTAATGCAAAGTAATGCAAATTGTCACATTTGAATAACAATCTTATGAAATACGGACTTTTTAGTGAACCAACACCTAGTTgtaaccagtactggagaaacactcatctgcatttcctcataattggccttgaggcctctacaattccactgtacaattcaggaatccatggcttattctaaatgacctacttggagctattaggCCATGGGAGGCCCAcagaggggtttccctttatttcaGTATCTTTAGACTTAGGTTTGGGTGGAGAGGAAGTCCTTCTCTCTGGATAGGGGAGATCCCTCGGGTTAGAGCAGCAGCTATTTCCTCCTCCCTCACTTCGGGTATCTTTAATTTCATTTCTCCctttagggagttggtcaacctctaactcagtagaggttggggtgtctggctggtttctctgaggagaacctgcaTTGGAGGAGGAGAGTTcatggggtcaatgtgtccatctgtgtggctatggatttCCCTATCTTAACCACAGCCTGGgtgtaggtctttgtcaagctgaattggcccttgggtagggccagtacagctaatttcgcctggctgaaggtacatccatttcttgccttgtactcctgcacggcaacctcctgtttccacacagggcagtccttggagtaggctgagtggccatcgtgacagtttgggcatttgaactgggctgtgcagcccttgtcctcatgactcTCTCCAGCACATTTGgaacacacagtgttcctcttgcagactgctgCGCCCTGTCCATAatcctggcacttgaagcacctcatagGGTTatgtatgtagggcctcactggaactcataggtatcctgccttcacatattctggcggtgtcctagttacgaatgtgaggataatagtggcggttttgacctcctcaccctccctgcacCTGGTAGTAATGCACcaggcatgggtgactccttcaatgccctccactatttccttcttgGAAGAGGtctctagagctgattacacctctgctggtgttcaaactcttgtgtggcatgacttccacttggagatcacagattcTTCTGCATCGTAAAAGAGTGTATCTTACTATCAacttctacaagaagttccaATGAACTGTGTAGCTTAGATACACTACTGATTTAAGTCCCTTGTAGATGAGAAAAGGGCTcatctttgtcaggcttttcccctcctctgtgcacctgaccaccaaaaatgatggccaggtagtacagcttCTTGTGGCCTTCTCCTATTTTGCCTCTATTCTATGTCTCTTGCCCAGACAcaaatctggggcaagtagttttttgggtgtttttttgtccatagaCATTCTTATtagttcggcacctgtgctccccacctgCCATCGAGTCCACAAGGGGACGAGTCATTCGGATGATTGACACTCCAGCCACTGCCCTGCGTGACCAGTTGGTTGACCCAGAGCaggccatctgggcctcaggtctagaGGAATTTAGAGCCAAAGTACtgtgttgtggtggtttatCCTCGGATAGACACCTACTCAAATACcgggatctctttatccccccttacccgtcgcagttcacagcaaacggactggtctaggacgtagggagatattaaagaaaaggagacagagtgatgggcagactgagaaaaagaggaggcagatacaatgatagaaaagaagtagggcacttttgagctccaaaagtgctaaggaaagaggagcgcagtttaatgTCATGTCTCGGGAGGCTCGGTTAGAAAGAAATCTGACTGTTGGGTATTTGGATGTGTGGGGTACTTGGATGTGTGGGGTACTTGGATGTGTGGGATACTTGGATGTGTGGGATACTTGGATGTGTGGAGTACTTGGATGTGTGGGGTACTTGAAGTTCAATGATCTCTACCTGAAACAGAAGCCTATGTTATAGGACAAGTTTATTAGAGGACTAAGAATTATGAACAGAATATCCTAAAAGACGATGTTGTTGACCTCTAAAGAAACACACAAAGTGAGTCCATTGAAAACctaatggcaggatgttcagaTTGATAAGAATCAGCCTTCCTGGCTCACCATAACCAAGTAGCAAAATGAATgcctcaatatctagatttgaCACATCCTCTGAATAAGAAAGATACACCTCCTTACTACCAATACTCGCAACAGAAGGTCCTAGagtaaaacaattattattatactgGGATAAATCTATTTTGCCTGACAAGACGGTGGATTTTAATCACCCAGATTTActgtttatcaataaaaaagaaaaatctgcaACCATCATTGACATCACCGTAGCACTAGGGttctttttgtttcagaaaCTAGTTGACTGAACTTTCTTTCAATGCTAAGGATCTAAAGTGTCAAGTTTCATGATTGGATCCAAAGATCTATTACTGGAAAATACCTTTCAACCAGCATCTAAACATCTATATAAAATTACTGCATTCATGAAATACCTTTCAACCAGCATCTAAACAACTATATAAAATTACTGCATTCATGAAATACCATTCAACCAGCATCTAAACAACTATATAAAATTACTGCATTCATGAAATACCTTTCAACCAGCATCTAAACAACTATATAAAATTACTGCATTCATGAAATACCTTTCAACCAGCATCTAAACAACTATATAAAATTACTGCATTCATGAAATACCTTTCAACCAGCATCTAAACAACTATATAAAATTACTGCATTCATGAAATACCTTTCAACCAGCATCTAAACAACTATATAAAATTACTGCATTCATGAAATACCTTTCAACCAGCATCTAAACAACTATATAAAATTACTGCATTCATGAAATACCTTTCAACCAGCATCTAAACAACTATATA includes the following:
- the LOC129923561 gene encoding uncharacterized protein LOC129923561, whose product is MAVSACMMKYVALGRCSNFRNKNVVQSQSNLEDSLDVSPICSNSKAQTISFTHQKYIVNSCVIVKYGEIFYPGVVIEVLDDQRRNNFLKRHRNKRNIFVYPEVQDIQLVYADMIVTEVMLIPMAIV